GCGCTACCAACCTCATAACATCATGATCTTAGGACTTCAAccaaatgcatatatatatatatatatatatatatattgtaaaaagaATATGATTAAAATGGCCGGAGAACAATTCTAAATTAACATTTCATTGAAAAGATCATCTAGAATAGTTTGTAAAGAGTGAAACAATTATCTTGAGAACAATAGCCAATTGCATGCATGAAAGCGATGCTTGATAAGTTGAGAGACAACAAATTGATGACATGGCTTGTTTTGATTGGTGGTGTTGCGTGTCTCCAGAGGAGGGCGGTGTTTGGAGTTGCTGGAGATCTCCAGGGAAATTTACACTTTGCTAGAACCTGCTAGCAACTTCCACTGCACAACAAATGTCTCACACTGCACCATCTCaccaattaattcatattataataatagtaataaatatttatatttagagaatttacaaaaataagtattaagtatttattttgacattaaataataaataattaacaattaattacatgtacttaatttttttaaatttaaaatcacatgttaattactattaaaaaaatttgctccttttatgttataaaaaattaagacacGAATATATCAAGTGATTTTTGCTGCGAGAAATAACAATATGCATCAGATcagtcaaatttaaaattaaaatctcgCAAATGTTggttattatttataaaaatacttcaagaattacaaacaaattgttgaggaaaaaattaaaatattaattttttatatcgaatcggtaattatatattatattaatattttaataaattaaataattaaatcgtagatcaattcaattaatatataaatagttattaaaaacCAGCGGTACACCGCACACTCAATGtatgttcaaaatatttaaaacttataaataattaatattcttattGATTAGTTAGTTAACGATCACGGGATAGTAGTATGaggaaatttaatatatattttaataaatttattaaaaaaatactaaaattactattatgatCAAATCTTTTTGAATGAAAGAAATGAGTCAAGGGGTAAACTTGAATGTTTAAAAGTTGGTACGAACCGTTGCACGCGGTTTCTAccatcatataaaaaaaatcttcggtgagatgataagaaaaaagaaatttgtgatattaataaattataattataaattacaataaatatgaagaagtgggaaaaaaatatggagTATTGAGCAgttaagagaaaaagaaaatataattgcgtttgaccaattttttttaaagagaaaaaaaataaataaagggtaaatttgggTTTTAAAAGTTGGTACGGCacaagattttcttttataatataaataaattatgaaatacattataataaaatcacatgaGATGTGACAAATACCTTTATATATGGAGATAGCCAATCACAATTTTGATGAGATTCAAATTCATGATTTTGAAGTTGTTGACGAGACCTTGcgtttgaaattaattaattattatttttttttaaagtaacaATTTgatagaaatttatatatttaaaatctttattctataattaatgatgtcaacaaaattaaagtaaaatagaaGGGAAGAGTGGTTTCGAGGAAGTTACCTCTTCAGTCTtgaattctatatatatagggggGCGTGTTGTATGTTGGATGGATATTGATCTTgatcattaaatatattgaatcgACGACTGGGTGCGAAGCTTTCAAAGGGAGAACCATGGATTCTTTCACGTCTTTCTTCGATGCGCAATCGTCATCTCGGAATAGCTGGAGTTATGATTCGCTCAAGAATTTCCGACAGATTTCTCCAGTTGTGCAAACTCATCTCAAGCaggtgtttttcttttactttttttttctgtttgagtttgtggatttttttttcttttcaggtTCTGTTTTGGTCTGAGCTTTTTTCTCGAAGGATTAATCAGATTTTGTGTGTGTTGATGTGCGTGTtggaattaagaaaaaaacgaGGGAGTTAGTACCGCGGTGGATTTATGAGAGATCGTTAAGTTATTAGGTTAATTGGCTCTGCCTTTTGTGGCTGAGAAGATGTGTATTGTATCGtgttgttttgaaaattcattttgattagGTTAGAAGAGGGCCGACGGGTTTAGATTGTCTGACTTCCTTTCTTCCCGGACCCTTTTACGTCGGTGGTTGATAACAATGTGGGCTTTAGCTGTTAACGGACAAATTCATGTACGCTTTCCGTAATATCGTCTGACGTTTTCCGGGTAGTATTTGATTTGCTTGATAAAGATAGGGCCGAGAATTAATACTGGTGTTTATATCTTATGCTTATTACATCTTCTgagtttgttcttttttttttttttttaaatatgttgtcttattttattgattcCTAATATTGAGGGCATGTTTgagtttctaatttttttcagcTGATTTGTTTTATTGTAAGGTTGTTAATCTGTAGAAGAAGTATTTCCTTATTTTCAGTTTACTGTATCTTTCcatttacaattataaagATGAGAGTACAGAGAGAGGCTGATGCCTTTGGTTGCTTGATCTCAGGTTTATCTCTCGCTATGTTGTGCGCTGGTAGCATCTGCAGTTGGAGCTTACCTTCACATTCTTTGGAATATTGGGGGATTTCTGACCACTCTTGGGTGCATGGGTAGCATCATTTGGCTTCTCTCTACGCCTCCTTATGAAGAGGTATTTCTTTAATCTTATATCCATTACTTCTTGTAGctctattatttattgtttctgTTTTACTGATGCTTGTCTTTGATAACCAACAGCAAAAGAGGGTGTCGCTTCTTATGGCTGCAGCACTCTTTGAAGGAGCCTCCATTGGTCCTCTGATTGAGTTAGCTGTTGACTTTGATTCAAGGTACATGTCTCTTTAGAGTACATGAGATTTTTGAAAgttagtttgaatttttgagCCTATTTTCCATTTCAAAACATATGGATTGTATCTCCTTTTCCTCTGGTAGTGCTTGAATTTTTGTCCtttgaatgtttttattattgttgacAGCCAAAATGGTTTTATGTCCTTTAGGATCCTTTTAGGAAGTGTCTTTATTTGTTGCCTCTGTTGCTGCAGTATAGGGATGTGTGTTATTCAGATTTGTTTTATCAATTTCCCGTGCTTTGGCTCCACTGAAACATTGCATTTTTATGTGAAAAACTTTTGAACTACTATCTTTGAGCACCCATTGTATGGAATGCAAACACTATCAGAAAAATAATCCATTATGAGCATACATGGTACCACTGGATGTCCTCATTATATTGAACGTGTAAAGAAAAAGCTAAGCTTTCTGCAGTATCATCTTTCTGTCACCCTGAATATGTTATATAATCTACTGTTTGGATAGCtgaaattttaagtatttacATGGTAACACCTGTCTCTTATATGTCGCTATCGGCTGGGAGTCAGTTGGAATATGTGGGACCTTTTCAGATATTATGTGGTGCCTTTTCATATATTATGTGGTACCTTAAAATATTTAGCTGTCAAGGATCTTGTTTAGGAATTCACTTTATCCCAAGTACTCAAAGATATTTGGTTTATGGTTTGGATATCCCTGTTGTCGCGTTCTTGTAAGTGCTTTTGTTGGTTTTGCTGTGGCTTTTGGTTGCGTAGGCACtcaatttatcctaaatattCGTAGATAATATGGTTTATGGTTTGGTACTAGCTCTGATGTCATGAATTTTCCCTGTTGTAGCATTCTTGTTAGTGCTTTTGTCGGTTGTGCCGTGGCTTTTGGTTGTTTCTCTGCGGCTGCCATGATTGCGAGACGTCGAGAGTACTTGTACCTCGGAGCTCTGCTTTCTTCTGGTCTCTCCATCCTTTTCTGGCTGCACTTTGCTTCCTCAATTTTTGGTGGTTCCATGGCCCTTTTCAAATTTGAGGTATAAGACGTGGTTGTGAACTTGGTTATGCACAATCTGATAACTGAATTGAACACAAACGTTCTGACAACTTTTACTTCATCCTTTGTCTTGCACAGTTGTATTTTGGACTCTTGGTGTTTGTGGGCTACATAGTAGTAGATACTCAGGATATTATTGAGAAGGCACATTTTGGGGATCTGGACTATGTGAAGCATGCTCTCACCCTATTCACTGATTTCGTTGCCGTCTTTGTCCGGATTCTCATCATCATGGTGAGTTATATGCTTCTTTTGAAGATGGAAACATCTACAGTTGCATTAGTATGTTAACAGTTTCTTATTAT
The window above is part of the Sesamum indicum cultivar Zhongzhi No. 13 linkage group LG2, S_indicum_v1.0, whole genome shotgun sequence genome. Proteins encoded here:
- the LOC105155964 gene encoding bax inhibitor 1-like → MDSFTSFFDAQSSSRNSWSYDSLKNFRQISPVVQTHLKQVYLSLCCALVASAVGAYLHILWNIGGFLTTLGCMGSIIWLLSTPPYEEQKRVSLLMAAALFEGASIGPLIELAVDFDSSILVSAFVGCAVAFGCFSAAAMIARRREYLYLGALLSSGLSILFWLHFASSIFGGSMALFKFELYFGLLVFVGYIVVDTQDIIEKAHFGDLDYVKHALTLFTDFVAVFVRILIIMLKNASEKEEKKKKRRN